The following are encoded together in the Immundisolibacter sp. genome:
- the ubiD gene encoding 4-hydroxy-3-polyprenylbenzoate decarboxylase, with the protein MSRDLRAFIARLEALGELKRIAVPVDPRLEVTEICDRVLRAGGPALLFERPVGHAMPLLANLFGSVRRVALGLGRETVADLRELGEQLAMLREPQPPGGLREAWRQLPIYRQALAMRPRRVGSGPVQEQVFEGEAVDLGSLPIQTCWPDDAAPLLSWGLVVTRGPHGGRHNLGVYRQQLLGRNRLIMRWLAHRGGALDYQAWQAARPGEPFPVAVVIGADPATLLAAVMPIPDGLSEYQFAGLLRGERTELLTCADSDLAVPAHAEIVLEGVIRPGELADEGPFGDHTGYYNETERYPVLTVQRLSRRRDAIYHSTYTGRPPDEPAMLGAALNELFVPLLRRQFPEVVDFYLPPEGCSYRVALVSIRKQYPGHAARVMFGVWSVLRQFLYTKFVVVVDEDIDVRSWQDVVWAISTRVDPARDILLAERTPIDTLDFASPQPGLGSKMGLDATNKWPGETTREWGRPIRMDAAVKARVDELWGQLGL; encoded by the coding sequence GAGCGCCCGGTCGGCCACGCCATGCCGCTGCTGGCCAATCTGTTCGGCAGCGTGCGGCGCGTAGCACTTGGCCTGGGGCGCGAGACGGTCGCCGACCTGCGGGAACTTGGCGAGCAACTGGCCATGCTGCGCGAACCACAACCGCCCGGCGGCCTGCGCGAGGCCTGGCGACAGTTGCCCATCTACCGGCAGGCGCTGGCCATGCGTCCGCGGCGCGTCGGCAGCGGACCCGTTCAGGAACAGGTGTTCGAGGGCGAAGCAGTCGACCTGGGCAGCCTGCCCATCCAGACCTGCTGGCCGGACGATGCCGCGCCGCTGCTGAGCTGGGGCCTGGTGGTCACGCGCGGGCCGCACGGCGGGCGGCACAACCTCGGCGTCTACCGCCAGCAACTGCTCGGCCGCAACCGGCTGATCATGCGCTGGCTGGCGCACCGCGGCGGCGCGCTCGACTACCAGGCCTGGCAGGCGGCGCGGCCCGGCGAGCCGTTTCCGGTGGCGGTGGTGATCGGTGCCGACCCGGCCACGCTGCTGGCGGCGGTGATGCCGATTCCCGACGGCCTGTCCGAGTACCAGTTCGCCGGCCTGCTGCGCGGCGAGCGCACCGAGCTGCTGACCTGCGCCGACAGCGACCTTGCCGTCCCGGCGCATGCCGAGATCGTGCTCGAGGGCGTGATCCGGCCCGGCGAGCTGGCCGACGAGGGCCCGTTTGGCGATCACACCGGCTACTACAACGAAACCGAACGCTACCCGGTGCTGACCGTGCAGCGCCTGTCCCGCCGCCGCGACGCCATCTACCACAGCACCTACACCGGCCGCCCGCCCGATGAGCCGGCCATGCTCGGGGCGGCGCTGAACGAGCTGTTCGTGCCGCTGCTGCGCCGGCAATTCCCGGAAGTGGTGGACTTCTACCTGCCGCCGGAGGGCTGCTCGTACCGGGTGGCGCTGGTGTCGATCCGCAAGCAGTACCCGGGGCACGCGGCGCGGGTGATGTTCGGCGTCTGGTCGGTGCTGCGCCAGTTCCTGTACACCAAGTTCGTCGTAGTGGTGGACGAGGACATCGACGTGCGCAGCTGGCAGGACGTGGTATGGGCCATCAGCACCCGCGTCGACCCGGCCCGCGACATCCTGCTGGCCGAGCGCACACCGATCGACACGCTCGATTTCGCCTCGCCGCAGCCGGGCCTGGGCTCCAAGATGGGCCTGGATGCCACCAACAAATGGCCCGGCGAGACCACGCGCGAGTGGGGCCGGCCGATTCGGATGGACGCGGCGGTCAAGGCGCGGGTGGACGAGCTGTGGGGGCAGCTGGGACTGTAA